The genomic window TACACACCAATTTTTTAACAGGAcaatatgaaaatgtattttcttttttaaaagatttcatttatttatttgacagagagagggatcacaagtagacagagcagcaggcagaaagagagggggaagcaggctccctgctgagcggagagcccaatgtggggctggatcccaggaccctgagatcatgacctgagccgaagacagaggcttaacccactgagccacccaggtgcccccaaaatgtattttttctctctttaaacaaaaatattttatttaattatttttaatttacttttttttttttttaagatattacttatttatttgatagagatcacaagtaggcagagaaagagggggaagcaggctctccactgagcagagagtccaatgcaggactggatcccaggactctgggatcatgacctgagccgaaggcagaggcctaatccactgagccacccaggcaccccagaattttatttatttatttgccagggagagacacagagggagagagggaacacaagcagggggagttggagagagaaacaggcttctggcagagcagggagcctgatgcggggcttgatcccagcaccctgggatcatgatctgagctgaaggcagacgcttaaccaactgagccacccaggcgcctcctatttctctttctgatggttttcttaataacatcttttctctagcttattttattgtaagaatacggTATATAATAGGACGTACAAAATACGCATTAACCGACCATGCTATGTAAGGCTTATGTTATACATTATGTTATGTATAACTATGTTATGTAAGGTTTCCAGTCAACGgtaggctgttagtagttaagttttggaggaTCAAAAGTTATATTCTGATCTTCAACTGTGAGGGGACTGGCACCCCAGCCCTtgcattattcaagggtcaaaaaatatatatatttgggcacctgggtggctcagtgggttaagccgctgccttcggctcaggtcatgatctcagggtcctgggatcgagtcccgcaacgggctctctgctcagcagggagcctgcttcctcctctctctctctctgcctgcctctctgcctacttgtgatctctctctgtcaaataaataaataaaatctttaaaaatatatatatatatattcataattcaGGGCATGCGCAAGAGTGTCTCTTAAAGTGTGTCACCTTTAGGTATGTATTAGAGTGTGTATCCATCTCTATTTCAGGGCTTTGATGGTTGTTCACTGGTGATTCTAAGGTAGCCAAACCTTCTATAACAACAACAGGAAAGGGTTAGGAGTCCCTTTGGTATAGGGCTATCAGCAGGAGCCCGGCCtaggagggtgggaggagggtCGTGGGTGTGGAGGACGGCAGCTTCCCTGAGGAGAAGGGGGCTAGAACCTTCCCACCCTGGCCAGTTTTCACTGTGTCTCTAGCTCACCCCATCCCGCCCCCCCCACCGAACTTCCCAAATGATCCTAAACCATTAGAGAGAACCGAAGCAGGTTCCAGAGTCAACCTTTCTAACCTAGAAATCCCACCCTGATCCTTCTAGGGGAGGGAATGAAGGGAGCAGTCCCTGTGGTTCAGCCCAGTCCTGGGGTTGAGAGATCAGAGAGTCATCATCCCACCCCTTCCTTCAGGGGCGTCCATCTCAGAGCTCAGCATCTGGGTGGCCATGGGCGGAGGCTGAGGGGCCcccagggtggtggggggtggtggataGAAACCAGATGCCTAGGGGGTTTATACTGGAAGGACCAGAGCCGCAGCCTCTACCCGCCCCTGCCACATGGCGCCTCTGCCTGGGCTGCCCCACCCCCTGGGAGGCTGGGCTGAGGGAGGCCTGTAAGGGTGGAGGCAGGTCCTTGGTCAGTGATCCCAGTTTCTGCCCCTAGCCCCTGGGGGCACTGGGAATGGGGTGTGGGGGTCTGAACCCAGGAACACCAGGTCCTCAGCTGGGCAGTAGGACTATCTTTAAAAAGGGTGTGGAAGAAGTCAGGACCCAGGGTCCCAAGGGAGGCAGCTGGGGGCTTCAGGCAACCTCTCTGCCTGGCTTTGGCACTGACCTTTGGGAGGGGGCTCTGTGTCTAGGCACTAGCCTTTTGGGGGTAACACAGCAGGGACTCTTGGCTCGCATATTTCTGGGAACCTTGCTCCTTCCCGGGTAGGATTAGGGATAAGGCCCCCAAGGGAAGTGGAGAAGGTTGACCTCTgtgccccccacctcctctccccaaCCCTGCACCTCCATTCATCCTGCCTTGTTTTCTATCcagtctcttcctttcttccccaatCTAAGCTGAGCTCCAATCCCTTCTCTCACCTGCCCCCTCTTCTCTATTCTGGAGTCCCCACTTTTCTCCTCTGCCTCAGTTGCTTGCCCGATCTAACTATTCTCAGGCTTTTCTGCTGGCTATGTAGTTAATTTCTCCaaagcttcccctttctcctagCTTCTGAGTGGGGGGCCCCAGAAATCCATCTGCCACCTCAGCCTTGGATGCCCCCACCAGGGGGAGACTGGGAGGTCACCGGGACACCCCACCACGGGCACTTCCTCTTGGGCAGACGGGTGGGGTGGCCCGTGTAATCATCGGACACAATTATGCGCTATTTAtactccatccccaccccccacctgccctgcCGCTTaaccctctgcctcctccagacCTGGGCAGGCCTCCAGCTATTTTCTCTGTCCTGTCCTTCCAAGCCATTGTCTCTATCTTTGTTCCTCTGggcctgtttcttttccttttccttttttcccccaaactctctgttttttttttttttttttttttttttttttttaaagccaagcaGCACCTGGTCTACTGTGGCcctcttgtctctttttctttttatgtcccaCAGCATCTCTTCTGAGTCTCttgattgttttatttgttctgtGTATCTCTGGGtatttctgagggttttttttgttttttttcctttattttccatttgtcagCCAGTCACCCTGGTTCCCTAACCCTTTCCGCAAATGCTGGGCCCACAGGATTCCTTGGGGGAATTCACATCATGGGGCTGGAGTCCAAATGACTGGTCCTGAACTTTCATCCTGCCAGCTGGTTAAAGGGCACTTAACCCTCCCTGGACCTCTAGGTTGCtcatccttcctccccaccttttCATCATTATCATGGAGACCAAAAGTAGCAGGGAGGTGGGCACGCAAGGGGAGAAAGTGAGGGAACTGAGTGGGAAGTGAGGGAAGTAAGGAAGGACAGGTCTCCTTTCCTTTGATGGACAGGGCTAGGAGGGGCTGACGGTTACGTTGGGGAGTAacttccaaagcagctgcagcTGGCTGGGCTCCTCTGTGGGAGAGACACCCCTCACTGGTGACCTGGGCTCCTCTTTCCCAGAAACTGACCTTAGGACCCAGATTTCAGTTCATAAACTTTTTGGGTCTCCCTCTCCCAACCTAGTtgaccttccttcttttcttctccgtTTCAATGAGAAGTCACTTTTGGGAAGTCCTGCTGCAGCTCTAATTTCAGTTCTGCCTGCTGCAAGAGGGCACTGATGCATGGCAATGACAAAGGGAACTGGGGGATCCCTCCCAGGAGAGCAAGACCACTTAGAACAATCCAGCAAAGGATGGAGATTTGATGTGTGGCCAAGAGGAGCCGAGGGATGATAACTGGCAAGGAATAATGGAGACCAGGGCTTATCTTTTTGGGAGTTAATCCAAAGGGGCTGGCTAGGCTCAGGCAGGAGGACTAGATCCTATGACCTTCCACTTCCGTCCTCCCTCTTGCACCTTCAATTTTTCTCGAATCAGAAGATCCAGGTTCTGCCCCACAAAGGGAGGTAGGCCTAGGTACTACTTTCTAGGAGTGAAACTGAGGCATTGGAAAGAAGACTGGGGAACCCCTGAGCCTGTGCCAAGCCCTCCTTCCATTCTCCGTCCCTCTTCCAGGCCTTGCTCTTCAACCTACCTCAATGAACCTAAAAGTTAGGCAGCTGAAGCCTCCACCCGGAGCACAGCCTCCCTCCTGTCTCTCACTgcatgcacgcgcgcgcgcgcgcacacacacacacacacacacacgcacgcacatacACACTGTTCTCCTGATCTAGAGGTGGGTGACTGGAGAAGCAAGGGTCTCTGCGGTCAGCTCCAGGGTCGGGGGTATGTGCCCCTCCAGCCATGTCACTGTGCTCATGTGTGTGTGAGCTTGTCTGTGTCCATTTGTGACAGCAGCCGTGGCCGTGTGGGCAGCGCCGTGTGTGCTGATCATCCTGTGTTTGTCCATGAGTGTATATGTCAGTGTGTTCCAGTCTCTCTGTGTGAGTGTCGTCCCCaatcccccatccccccccctgGATCTCTAATTAGTGGTTTGGGGTTTGTTCCTTTTCCCTCCTGTTCCTTCCCTCAGCAGCGCGGCGGCCTCAGCAGCAGTAGgagagcggcggcggcggcagcagccaggactctggagtcagagTAGGACTGTAGGATCGCAGCCCGAGTGGGAACAGGAGTGGAGCTGGCCTGGGAGAGGAGTGCAGCCCTCGAGGGGCCCTGAGGCCACCCCTTGCCCGCACTCCCACTGCCAGACCTCCAGGGAGGAGAGACCCAGGACACCCAGCCCCAGAGCCCCCAGGTACATGACACCGGGGAGCCCCGGGAGGGGTTCCCCGGATGGCTTGGGGAttgccgggggcggggcggggcggggtgtgGGACACCTGGGCCCACCGTCCCTTCAACCCTCCCCCTCAGCACCCCCCAGGACACCCTGACAACTTGCCCATGGCCCTACCCTCCTCCTGCTTCCACCCCTTCCCTGGAGCCCTGTTTCTCCTCTCCCGCCCAGATCCCTTCTTTGGGGAGCTCAGCAAATGGAGCAGGAAATTTGgaccctctgcctccctctctcgcCCTGCTCATTGGATCCGGAGCCTTCTCCGCTGGGAAAGCTGTAATTAGAGGGTGGATCCCTACAGACAGAgagcagcccccccaccccccaccccccagtcccTTCTAACTTTAGAtctcttctctcccattctcccattctccctccctctccctctccctctctttctccccggCTCGGCTggctctctccatctgcctggcTCCTTGGGACCCGTTCCCCAGCCTCAGGATGGCGTCCTCCCTGCTTGAGGTAActgcccccaccgcccccacctcccccaccaggAGTCCAGAGACAGTCCTAATGGCCCTAATCCCTGcccactccaccccccccccccaactcacaCAGACAGTGGCTGGGGTGCTTGTCACTTCTAGGGTCCCTCTGATGAGGAGAGAGGACAGGGCTcagaggggggagcagagggcaggaggTAGGGTTGGAGAGAGTGGGGCCAGGGGTCAGAGAGCAGTAAAAGGAAGATGAGAGGGGCCAGGTCAGAAGAAGGCACAGACCTCTGAGGTCCACCCTGTACGCCAACCCTGAGGAGTGGACagggatagagagaggaggaagaagagggctgGGAGAGAGGCCAGCCATGGCAGAccaggggagagagtgagagggctCGTGGAGTGGGCACTGGGCTACAATGGGCTCCGAGTGCCTTGGGGGTCCCGTCTCCTAGCCTGAGCCTGAGCTGCAACTGGTCTGGTTTGTaggtgggcaggggctgggcctCTGGGCCAGTGTGTGTAGAGGAAGAGGTGAGCtctgagagaggggagaagggcggCCCCATGCATGTGGGGGGGCTGACCAAGGCACTGGGCCCGGCCTGAGAGGGAACCCAGGAGGAGGGCCAGGGTCTGAGGCCGCCTGCCCGGCTCACAAATATTTAGCTTTCAGCCAAAGACAAACTCAGCTCTATTTTGGGAGTGGGAGGCTCCAGGGAGGCCTGGGCCACTTCCCCTTCAGGCTGGGACCCCAGCATCCCTTGCTTTTGGCACTGGGGATGGAGGGATCTAGGGTACCGTGGAGGTCAGGTTTGGGGGTTTGAAGAAATCATTGACTCTACCAGGGGTTCTGGTGGATTCCAGGTGCATAGTTGGAAAGGAAGGACTCAGAGCCACTCAGAGCCACTTAGTACATCCTGAGTTCTCCTTGCTTCTGAGTCTCTGACTCTGTTTCTCTGTCATCATATCTTTCCTGCTTTCTGGGTCCTTCCACAGGAATTTGGAGCCAGAGGGCCCTCCCTACAGGTCTTCCAGCTTCAGGAGCCCCTCAGAACACCCTATCTCTGCTCCCAGGGCCCTAGCTCATGTCCCGGGGGGTGATGGGCCAAACGGGAAGCCAACTCACTGGGCCTGtaggaggggtgtgtgtgagaTGGAGTGGGCATCTTTTGGCACCTGTGCTCACTGGCCTGGGTGGAAGTGTTAGGACATAAGGCATGCATGGCTGGCTTTGTGAGGGCACAGGCGTGTGTGTCTGTGGAGCAGCTGGGCCTTCTGAGCATCTGTTGGTCCAAGCATGGACTGGTGTATGTGTGGAAAGCTGGTGAGTTTGTGACTGAGTCTGAAGGAATGGCAGGCAAGGCAGTGGGGGTGGACACGATGCCCCTCGTCACTGCTCTGTGTCCATTTGGGGGTCCCAGGCGTGGGGCTCTGCCTCCTGCTGCACTGAGAGCACATTGCTATGCCACCCCCCATCAGACTCTATACTGAGCCACCATTGAAACCCTGAGGTTGGTCTTCAGGAAGCTTCAGGACCAAGGCACATGAACATTCCAGGGCCATACAGGGCAGGGGCAATGTCAGTGGGCGTGGGCACCATGCCAGAGTTGCCAGCGTGGCactggggcctgggggaggggctggcctggAGGCCTGTTGGAAAGGCACAGGATTGGGGTAGACTTGGCAAGAGGAGTGTGTCCTGGCATCTGGGCCTTCATGACCCTCACTGCTGTTGAGCTGGAGATGCCCCCCACCCAACACAAAGGCATTCCAGTCCCTCCGCCTGTTTCTCCTACTTTTGGGGCACTTGGGCCCTCAACAGTCCCCCTTCCCTACCCAGGCAGCTCTCTACCTGGTAGGGATGGCTCTCTGGTGGTGGAAAGAACTTGGAAGTTCCGAGAGGGAAGCAGCTGCTGCCTGATGAGAGGCTCACCTGGGAAGATGagctgcagggggagaggcaggagggagaaatgggggTGAGGGCCAGGTAGGGATGGAGAACTGGAAGTGGGGAGGACCCAACAACGAACAACGCGGGCGGAGGCAGAAAGTGGAGAACGGGCACCCGGGAACTTGGGTGCCCAGAGTGGAGGGCCAGTAGGCCCTCGGGTGTACAGTGAGCTTCAGCAGGAGGTCAGCTGGCACTGTGAGCTCCCTGGTGAAAGGGGGCCGCCTTCCCTGGCCAGGCTGCCCGAACGAGTGAGAGAGCTGGGACagctcctgttctttctttggaGATGCCTCAGTACTTTCAGCATGCTTTTATTGTTTCAGCGGAAGGTGAGGTGGAGGTAGGAGGAAAAACAACTGGAAGGAGGGACTCCCGGGCCCCTGGGAAAGGAATACATGCGATCAGGTATGGGGGCGCATAGGTAGGAGCCTGTCAGGAGCACGCaagcagcaggagaaagaaactgaggctgcgGTGAACCTAGCCAGGTGCTCAGTTCTTGGCCTCCAGAACCTGTCTGAGTGGGTCTGGTCTtgctcccccttctctgccttcagGGGCCCTGGGGGCCTCCATTCCAGGGCCGGGGTCTCCTGTTGGCCTGGGGCTGCTTGCCTTCTTTcacccctccttccctttccccagctGGGTGGGGTCCCTGGGCTTGGCTGAGGCCCCTGTGGCCACAGTGTGAgggccgggcgggggggggggggggacggcgtcggcgtttttaaaaataaaccgaCCGCAGGGAAACCAACGGAGCCGGGCTGGGCCGAGGGGGAGAAGCggtcagggggagaaggagggaggagtggCCTGGTCTGGGGGTTTTCTGGGGCCCAGCATCATGGTGGTTTTCTCTTAGGTAGGAGATCTGTCTTcgtcgtcctcctcctccccctcttctgttttcttccttctctctctccctctctgttttcctctgccTTCCTAGCCCAGGCTCTCTCCATCACCTCTTTGCTtattctgctttcctctctctccgtTCCCTTTGTTTTTTCACCTTTCTGCTCTTTTGGGTTTCTGCCCATTTCTGCCCCTTAATGCCAGTTTTCCcctctgttcccctcccccacccctggggcTTTTTCCTCTGTGCCTCACCCTGTGCAAGGGTCctttgctctctgcctctctccttcacATTTCGTGGTTTTACCTTCCCATTAGGCTTTAAGTCCTGCCCCACCAGCTACCCTGCCTCAGCTTACCCTCTGCTTGGGAGACCAGAGGCTCCAGGGAAACTTTGGCTAGGGAGGACCCACGGCTTTTCCCATAGCTGAATTTCAGGAAGGTTTTGTTGGCTCAAATTTGGGAGTCTGTGGGGTCGACAGGAcctcagaaagagagaggtgacTGGGCCAGGGAGTAGCCAGTTCGCCCTTGGGGAGCAGTGAAGGAATGATGAGGGCAGAGGCCCCTTGCCACAACCTTAGAACCCCAGATGTAGCTGTAGGTTTGTtcatacacacagaaacacacagacacacacacacacacacacacacacacgagggaCCAGGCAGGTCTCGCATGCTTGGGTTCTTTTTCAGCTTTACTGGGAAGGCACCAATTATATTAGCTTTCAAGAGCCCCAGTCAGGGAACTGTATGGGGTCAGCTTTTGAGGGCATCTTTTTGGGTGGGATTCTCAGTGATGGAGGTCTGTACCAGCCAGGGATTCTGGAAGTTATCGCCTCCTGGTGTGTCTTGAGGCTCACCCAGGGAGGGGCACCATGTGCTCCCAAGGGATGGGCATCTCAGGGTGGTTTGGCCTTGTAGCAGCAGCATGATGGGAATTAAGGGCTTTTCGTGCTTCTCAAAGAGCCCCATGCCCCACATCTATGTATCTTCCTCCACGCATGGTGCTGGAAGGGTGAAGAGAGACCAGCTATGTGTGTAGGCTACATGTTAGGGGACGCTGGACATGGTGGGGTATGGCCGGGAGCCAATATCTTAGCCATCCCAATTCCTGAGCCTGGTGGGGTGTGAGGACTTCAGGCTCCTCCAGCCTTCCCAAAGGGGTACCAGCCGGCTCCACGAAGCAGGAGGTACCCACTGCCCGCTTGAAAGACATTCTTGCCTCAGCCACAGTCCTGGCTTGGCggcagctctgttccctctcaATGTCCCAGTGTCTCCATGTCACTCCCTCTTGCTCCCCAGCCTACAATCCCTGCCAAGAGATTCCTTACCAGGGACATGAGGCTGTGGCCTCAGGGAGACCAGGCCACTCGCTGCCTTAGTCAAGAGCTGAAGCAGGAACAGGAGTGGAATATGGGGTAAAGCTGAACAAATCTGGAGTGGGGACAACTGCGGTCCTCTAATTTTCTTCCCATGTTACTCTTTGAGCTGCATCTTTCCTCTCCAAGTCTCTGACCATGGCCTCTGCTCTGAACCCACTTCCAGGGATAGCACCCCTAATTCTCACCTCACCTAGGTCCTACATCCATTCCCGGCTCTTCTCGCGGTTATTTAAGAAGCATCTCCTGTTCTTCTcagctgctccccctcctccgGCACCCCTGCAACTCCACAGTGAACTCTGCCTCCTGGACTGGGTTGCTAGGCTGTAGTCTGGACCCGGCTCTCCTCCCCACGACTCTGACGCTGTCTGAGCTCTGTTCTGGGGCCCAGTGTTCACTGGCCCGTCCTCCTCTATCTCCCATCGTCTTCCACTCTTCTTGGACCCCTTGGTTCTACTCTCCACGTCTCTAGAGTTTTGCCCTTCTATCTGcacttctcctcctctccccctaaGCCGTGCTTCCCTCTGTCTGCAGGAGGAAGCTCACTATGGCTCCAGTCCCCTGGCCATGCTGACGGCAGCTTGCAGCAAATTTGGTGGCACCAGCCCTCTGCGGGACTCAGCGACACTGGGCAAAGCAGGCGCCAAGAAGCCATACCCTGTGGGCAGTGACCTTTCAGCCCCGAAAACCATGGGGGATGCCTACCCAGCCCCCTTTACAAGCACCAATGGGCTCCTCCCACCTGCAGGCAGTCCTCCTGCGCCCACCTCGGGCTATGCCAATGACTACCCTCCTTTTTCCCATTCGTTCCCTGGGCCCACGggcacccaggaccctgggctacTAGTGCCCAAGGGCCACAGCTCTTCTGACTGCCTGCCCAGTGTCTACACCTCTCTGGACATGGCACACCCCTACGGCTCCTGGTACAAGGCAGGCATCCACGCAGGCATCTCACCGGGCCCAGGCAACGCTCCTACTCCTTGGTGGGACATGCACCCTGGGGGCAACTGGCTAGGTGGTGGGCAGGGCCAGGGTGATGGGCTGCAAGGGACACTGCCCACAGGTCCGGCTCAGCCTCCACTGAACCCCCAGCTGCCCACCTACCCGTCCGACTTCACCCCCCTTAATCCAGCTCCCTACCCGGCTCCTCACCTCCTGCAGCCAGGGCCCCAGCATGTCTTGCCCCAAGACGTCTATAAACCCAAGGCAGTGAGCAACAGCGGGCAGCTGGAGGGGAGCGGTGGGGCCAAGACCCCGCGGGGGGCCGGCACTGGGGGCAGCGGCGGATACGGAGGCGGTGGAGCAGGGCGCTCCTCCTGCGACTGCCCCAACTGCCAGGAGCTTGAGCGCCTGGGGGCGGCAGCCGCT from Mustela lutreola isolate mMusLut2 chromosome 8, mMusLut2.pri, whole genome shotgun sequence includes these protein-coding regions:
- the SP7 gene encoding transcription factor Sp7 isoform X1; the protein is MASSLLEEEAHYGSSPLAMLTAACSKFGGTSPLRDSATLGKAGAKKPYPVGSDLSAPKTMGDAYPAPFTSTNGLLPPAGSPPAPTSGYANDYPPFSHSFPGPTGTQDPGLLVPKGHSSSDCLPSVYTSLDMAHPYGSWYKAGIHAGISPGPGNAPTPWWDMHPGGNWLGGGQGQGDGLQGTLPTGPAQPPLNPQLPTYPSDFTPLNPAPYPAPHLLQPGPQHVLPQDVYKPKAVSNSGQLEGSGGAKTPRGAGTGGSGGYGGGGAGRSSCDCPNCQELERLGAAAAGLRKKPIHSCHIPGCGKVYGKASHLKAHLRWHTGERPFVCNWLFCGKRFTRSDELERHVRTHTREKKFTCLLCSKRFTRSDHLSKHQRTHGEPGPGPPASGPKELGEGRSAGEEEASQTPRPSASPAPPEKAPEGSPEQSNLLEI
- the SP7 gene encoding transcription factor Sp7 isoform X2; its protein translation is MLTAACSKFGGTSPLRDSATLGKAGAKKPYPVGSDLSAPKTMGDAYPAPFTSTNGLLPPAGSPPAPTSGYANDYPPFSHSFPGPTGTQDPGLLVPKGHSSSDCLPSVYTSLDMAHPYGSWYKAGIHAGISPGPGNAPTPWWDMHPGGNWLGGGQGQGDGLQGTLPTGPAQPPLNPQLPTYPSDFTPLNPAPYPAPHLLQPGPQHVLPQDVYKPKAVSNSGQLEGSGGAKTPRGAGTGGSGGYGGGGAGRSSCDCPNCQELERLGAAAAGLRKKPIHSCHIPGCGKVYGKASHLKAHLRWHTGERPFVCNWLFCGKRFTRSDELERHVRTHTREKKFTCLLCSKRFTRSDHLSKHQRTHGEPGPGPPASGPKELGEGRSAGEEEASQTPRPSASPAPPEKAPEGSPEQSNLLEI